Below is a window of Impatiens glandulifera chromosome 2, dImpGla2.1, whole genome shotgun sequence DNA.
ATAATACACCATATTTCTTTGTGGAAACATTAATAACGTGTGAGCTTTCGTTAGATCCAATACGGGAGTTGTCTGTCAAACAAGATCCTGATGATCTCCAATTTCCATAGTCTGCCCAACAAATATCACCACTTCTgtccaaaattatatatatacataactttaattaggattaatcatatataaaaaaattaaaaccatttcataTAACTCATGTACAAATTGCAATTTATTTGTTCAGTTTGTTTCGTTCAATGCAAAAATTGCATTAATTGAACGGTGAATCATtcaattaacaaaaacaaaaacaacatagTAAGAAACAATCAGAGGTCATAACAACATATCATTCAAAGTGCCTGTATGAGCAACAGTTAAAATGTCTAAGAGTGGaagaaatgtttttaaattcaaaaccgaGTAACTAGGAAAGTAACCGATGTTAGATCCAACCATCAAGATTTGTGTTGATCTCGGTTCATTTGAGTTATAACTTAAAAACATTCAAGCTTTACCATGTACTTATAtgaactttttattaaatttgcgACAAAATTATGTAGTAACAAAATTGTTTATCAGTAAAAAAATgtctaatatataaatcatgAGTTAATTGATGAGAAATTAATCAAAACAACTATATGATAACTCATCAAATAAGTTGAAATTCTCCAATGAGCTAAgattatttttcaacaaaaaaaaattacctgaAACTAGACCTAAGCCCTTTGTCAAGTCTTTGAGGTTGCCAGAAGCCATGAAATAATCCATCATCAATATACCCTTGACCAGTGATAACTGTTGAAGCCAATATTTTCTAAGTAATTAAGTAATACAAGATATGAATATCACACTGAAAAATGAAACCCTAGTTTTCAATTTCTTGAGAGATCGATCAAATTAGTGAtggctttatatatatatatgaaataccTTTGCCCTGATCATCAATCTTCTTGCTCCTATACATCTGTAAGAAGTAAAACAACAATTTGATTCCGATCAGATCTCTGATTATTAGAACTAACTAATTGTTGAAAATTCAAACTTTGCTCTATTTAAGGTATTTCTTGCCTGCAAATGACTCTTTACATGAGCAATGTTTAAGTCCTTCACATTCATCATCTGCAGCACTGATTTAGGTGTTGCCCctatatatatttcacaataaaaattgagaaattaaaattttcaataatccaTAACAAAAACCATTACAACCCAAGTCAGATTTGCTTACTTTCTTGACCTCCAAGTCTTTCAACTGCTTGAACAAAGCAAAGATGTAGTTCTTGTGTCCATTTCAGCCTAGGAACCTTAGATCGAACGTATTGACGAACCCCGGTTGCGCTTACCTTCTTCTGATCACGATCATCAAGATCTGTGGTGTTGCCTGAATCTGCAGCACTTGATGATCTGGGCTTGTTTTCACCATAACCTTCTTGAACAATCTCCATATAATTCCTCTCAACTGAATAATTAGACTTTGAATCTTCAACATCCCCTGCTTCCTCCATCACTGTTACTGATCAAAGCTAGTTTGAATCTACTAGAAGTTGTTAACAAGGAAAGTGAGATTCATTCTTTCTGATGGATGCAGAATTAATTCAGTACTACTACGTCTTCAAGTAAGGGAAACAGAAGTCTAAAATGGTAAACCTAACTCTTATAGAAAGTCATAGAGCTTATGTGGCATGATAGACCTGTCTAAGTTGTACATATTCTCATTTTTTCAAACttgtcaataattatatatatattaattaagtgaTCTTGTCCTTATATGTAATGTTACAATATAGATCCATAGGGACACAGTACTTTGAAAAGTGAAAATTGGACTTTGTTAATTGATGATGGCTAAAGTTAATAAAGATTAGAATCACGAGGAGGAGACCTAGTAAACAAGACatggtaaaaataaattttcatttttttacccATGATAAACAACAAGATGATGCATGGGGATATGCAAGCACCTAATTATTCAATTaacaaaaatcattaaattggatgcatatatgtttaaaataatatttatgagtGGTAGAGAACATAAGTGACGAGGAATCCATAGGAGTCAATTAATCCATAGGAGTCAATTAATCCTGTCTTTTGTCATCGATGCTCTAGTGATGTCAATTTTAGAGGTGATTGGGAAGGCGAGGTGGATGGGCATGAAAATAGTTCAAAACGCGGAAGCCTTTAGTGTCGCCCCATACAACATAAGATCGGTGATAGGCAACCCTAATTCAGGTGCGGCCTTCTTGTTGTTGCACCTCCCATGGTTGAGATACGACAACTAGAGTTATTTTACCGGTAACGTTGTTTTGTAACCTTCTCGAGCGAGATTTGCTCATCGAAAAAAGAGGAGACACAATTGTTATCGAGAATCCCACTAAGGTGATATGTTTGAGTGGAAGACAAGGTATTCGTCTGGGATCTTATTTAGGAAGAACAAGGAGGTTTTGAACCTTAACCATTCCtattttttagaaagaaaaaattctATAACCTAAATGTGGGCGCTGGCGGATTCTAGAACCTGTCGCATTTCAACGATGCCGAATTAACAATGGATAGAAAAAATTCACCGTAGTAGATTCAAAAGAggattttattttgaaagagCACCAAGATcgaacaataaaataatttgagtttgCAAATGACGAACTCATATGGATCAATCATTCTGATGTTGATCTCTACACAAAAACTTGCAAAAGTTATTGCTTCtgttgattataattatatataattttacattttgatATTAACACAAATAATGACACAAATTTTATTCAATGTTTTGGGAGTGGATTTGGTCACGCCTTTTTCTTTGGTAAATTAACTACTTGACACCATTGACTTTGCTACATGCTCTTTCATCTACTAATTTCAGAGTAAGCTAGGGTTTCAGAAATATGTGGAGataaatttacttttatttttggtGTTTCTATGAAATGTGTTTGATATTGATTATTCCTTGTAATTTATGACAACTTTTGTcattctttgatttttcaaataaagcTTGACTTTGTCATATTTAGTTGGacgaataaaaaatttatcacTCTTCAAAAACATATGAAATTGATGCTATGACGAAAAGTTGGAATGCAGAACTTAGAATGAGAATAACTTTTCAACTTATGCTGGTTTGGTCATAATCAATTATTCCTAACCCGGTCCAGGAGTAGGATAATGTTCCCTATAAACACCAATTCACAATATGAGATTTGCATTACGTGACTAAGGAGATCATGTGGAAGAATGGAGAGAACtcaaaattaagagtttttaatcatttcttttcttttttatatttaaatataaagggaaaaaaatttgttaatttgtcTAAGATGGAGCATTACATATAAGAAAGTCACGTTTATTTCtgattttaaaacattttaggCTTCGTTGTTTGTGtcattcactttttttttctcattctatatattttttttatcttgttggattcattcattttttacaAAACTTTTCCGCCTGAATCCTGAACTTTTATAATCATTTACCATTTTCGAGTctatttatttaactaaattatgtcgtttctaaaaataaaaaatattaatcatgtagttatttataatttgtatgattgtgcataaactatatattttttaacatgtatATATAGTCATAGtatcttaaattataattcTGAAATAATTTCTTATCTAAAAAACCAATTACATTTTTATGTGTTACAaaatatttctctttaattattttaataaaaaaaatattttcttaatagaGAAACCTTTAACATGTCAAATGAAGTAACCTTTAATATTGGCAAAGAAAGGGACAAGAAAGAATAGTGATTGATGCATCTCTTGAAATGTTGACACATCCAATGTATAGCTAATTAAAACAAACTCTTTCTTCTTGAGTTTGGTATGTGTCAAAACCGCTCATCTCTTATTATTGACCATACccaaaagaaattgaaagaaaaaaaaaaaaaactagggtttagggttagagtaatactaaattaaattttgtaaactAATTAAGATAATCATTAATCATATGGGGTCCAATCCTCTTAATTAGTTTATGGTAAATAAGAGATAATATTCcctagagaaaaataataataatacaggATATATTATTTAACTCAATTAATTccatgattattatttttagttgtcGTAGAGTAGTAATACTCAATGGtccattttttaattgattcaaattCTTTAGTATATCAACTTTAaggaataatattaaaatgtaaccAAAGACCTAATAGTCCCTGAACTTCTTAAAGTAGTGAATATAACTCAAACTTATCAAAATGTGGATTGTTAACCATATGCCTAACTAGCTagctattttttattttatttttaattcatattctATACcatacattaaatttattttattaaagacaAAATATCCTTAATAAAAGTGAATGAATATATAGgccaattattataaaatacttttaattattgACTAGCTAGGTAACATAATTAATTGTCCCATATGGGCATCTTATTCCACTCCGTCTATTTTGAAGtcttatttgatatatatttccAATGTAAGAAACTATTTGATACTCGATTATATAAGTATGAGGGCCTTTTTGATATTTGTTagataaacataataatatatatgtacagATGACAggtagataaataatatgtattaatgtataataatagTTGTTGAGAAGTCTGTGCAAAACGATACTCGTTGTCGGTGTTCACGGATTAAAATCGAAGCatcacaataaataattaaataaataaattgtaactATTTTCTAAGATTCCCTTTTAGATTTCCTAAACAATATTGTTtagatttttctaaaaaaatatattatatttcataaatcACACTTAAAAACGAAAATCAAATCAATACGACCATTACATTACtcctaattattttaatttaaaacgttATTGGTGAAAATTGAACTCGTGAgatttaattttctatatatatacttttgttgcttaagttattaaaa
It encodes the following:
- the LOC124924995 gene encoding two-component response regulator ORR23-like → MEIVQEGYGENKPRSSSAADSGNTTDLDDRDQKKVSATGVRQYVRSKVPRLKWTQELHLCFVQAVERLGGQERATPKSVLQMMNVKDLNIAHVKSHLQMYRSKKIDDQGKVITGQGYIDDGLFHGFWQPQRLDKGLRSSFRSGDICWADYGNWRSSGSCLTDNSRIGSNESSHVINVSTKKYGVLLKGDEVEKRIYGSWEDFRQPKMNERVSTIQVVEPYLVIQGEGKNKNHIIPHTSWSSNVVDHDEKQKSLKRKGEEKNIKVDLNLTLSLVRPIREDEEEEEVESSLSLSLFRSSSKRGKFMDLNLNLNLPA